Proteins co-encoded in one Chitinophagales bacterium genomic window:
- a CDS encoding TonB family protein: MTSKNTLFQTIITLIFYCNAFAVTQPNNTDQSLSPYFHIEGERPNTETFPLQSTHVEANIAGVIADVCVRQTYKNEGETPIEAIYVFPASTRAAVHALTMKIGERTITAEIQERNKARQNYEKAKRAGKRATLLQQERPNVFQMRVANILPNDVIEVELSYTELLIPEDGTYEFIYPTVVGPRYSSEQADLLASSNQNWVSNPHLKEGAKSASELFLQVNLSTGIPLQKIQSDTHQVSIDFEAKDKASVVLNESEKFGGNRDFVLQYQLKGKQIETGLMLYEGTEENYFLMMMQPPKRIEGQQIAPREYVFIVDVSGSMYGFPLDISKTLMRDLLGNLQPQDRFNVLLFAGRSALFSKESVAANAKNLDTAIKWIDGQHGGGGTEVLQALQTAFDIPKTQGYSRSFVIATDGYVSVEPEAFDLIRSRLSDANVFPFGIGSSVNRHLIEGMAYSGQGEPFVIQEADKAASQASKFRQYISEPLLTNIQLKFNGFEAYDVSQKSFPDLMASRPIVVFGKYKGAAKGTIEVTANRGNKQFTYQIEASSKNVQSEHKALPYLWARDKIRLLEDFKVFGYSDKIVEDVTQLGLKYHLLTPYTSFVAIDQEVVNPSKGLQSIQQPQPLPQGVSEKAIGRRNDHKNFPSAKLTVPPPPPPSSMPEGLEIVEDEEVLEDETEILEVEMEILNYEEIVTEEEPEIYSIVEVMPEFVGGQNAMFAFIAKHLQYPKTAKGKGIEGTVYVGFDIEADGSITNIHIKRGIENGEDLEVEAMRVIGLMPNWKPGMQRGKAVKVAFTLPIRFSCLH, from the coding sequence ATGACCTCCAAAAACACCTTATTCCAAACCATCATTACCCTGATTTTTTACTGCAATGCCTTTGCAGTCACCCAACCAAACAACACAGACCAAAGCCTTTCGCCCTATTTCCACATCGAAGGCGAGCGACCCAACACCGAAACTTTCCCGCTTCAATCCACACACGTAGAAGCCAACATTGCAGGAGTCATCGCAGATGTATGTGTGCGACAAACCTATAAAAATGAAGGAGAAACACCCATTGAAGCCATTTACGTTTTTCCCGCATCCACAAGAGCAGCTGTTCATGCGCTGACCATGAAAATAGGCGAGCGCACCATCACCGCCGAGATTCAAGAACGCAACAAAGCCCGCCAAAACTACGAAAAAGCCAAACGAGCAGGCAAACGAGCCACACTTTTGCAGCAAGAACGCCCCAATGTTTTTCAAATGCGAGTAGCCAATATTTTGCCCAACGATGTCATTGAAGTCGAGTTGTCTTATACCGAATTATTAATTCCCGAAGACGGAACGTATGAGTTTATCTATCCTACCGTAGTAGGGCCTCGATACAGTTCAGAACAAGCGGATTTATTGGCAAGTAGTAATCAGAATTGGGTGAGCAATCCACATTTGAAGGAAGGAGCAAAATCCGCTTCAGAGTTGTTCCTTCAAGTAAATCTTTCGACAGGCATCCCCCTTCAAAAAATACAATCAGATACCCACCAAGTCAGCATTGATTTTGAAGCCAAAGACAAAGCGAGTGTGGTGTTGAACGAGAGCGAAAAATTTGGAGGCAATCGGGATTTTGTTCTTCAATACCAACTGAAAGGCAAGCAGATAGAAACAGGTTTGATGCTGTATGAAGGGACAGAAGAAAACTATTTTTTGATGATGATGCAGCCGCCCAAACGCATCGAAGGGCAGCAAATTGCACCGAGAGAATATGTTTTTATTGTGGACGTTTCGGGTTCGATGTATGGTTTTCCATTGGATATTTCCAAAACCTTGATGCGGGATTTGTTGGGAAATTTGCAGCCTCAAGACCGTTTCAATGTTTTGTTATTTGCAGGGCGTTCAGCATTGTTTTCCAAGGAATCGGTTGCTGCCAATGCCAAAAATCTGGATACTGCCATTAAATGGATTGATGGACAACATGGCGGCGGCGGAACAGAGGTTTTGCAGGCTTTGCAGACGGCTTTCGACATTCCCAAAACGCAGGGCTATTCCCGTTCTTTTGTGATAGCTACGGATGGATATGTGAGCGTTGAACCAGAAGCATTTGACCTGATTCGCAGCCGTTTGTCGGATGCCAATGTTTTTCCTTTTGGAATCGGCAGCAGCGTCAATCGGCATTTGATTGAAGGAATGGCATATAGCGGACAGGGCGAACCTTTTGTGATTCAAGAAGCGGACAAAGCGGCTTCGCAAGCATCTAAATTTCGTCAATACATCAGTGAACCGCTTTTGACCAATATCCAATTGAAATTCAATGGTTTTGAAGCCTACGATGTATCCCAAAAAAGTTTTCCCGATTTGATGGCATCCCGTCCGATTGTCGTATTTGGCAAGTACAAAGGGGCGGCAAAAGGCACGATTGAAGTCACTGCAAATCGTGGCAACAAACAGTTTACTTACCAAATTGAAGCAAGTTCCAAAAATGTTCAATCCGAACACAAGGCCTTGCCTTACCTTTGGGCAAGAGACAAAATTCGCTTATTGGAAGACTTCAAAGTGTTCGGGTACAGCGATAAAATCGTGGAAGATGTCACCCAATTAGGTTTGAAATATCACCTTTTGACTCCCTATACTTCCTTTGTAGCGATTGACCAAGAAGTGGTGAACCCTTCAAAGGGTTTGCAGTCCATCCAACAGCCGCAGCCTTTGCCACAAGGCGTTTCGGAAAAGGCAATCGGTAGAAGAAATGACCACAAAAATTTCCCTTCTGCAAAATTAACTGTCCCGCCGCCACCGCCACCTTCTTCAATGCCCGAAGGTTTGGAAATCGTAGAGGATGAAGAAGTGTTGGAAGATGAAACAGAAATATTGGAGGTCGAAATGGAAATATTGAATTATGAAGAAATAGTAACGGAGGAAGAACCTGAAATTTATTCCATTGTGGAAGTGATGCCTGAGTTTGTGGGAGGGCAAAATGCGATGTTTGCTTTTATTGCCAAGCATCTCCAATATCCCAAAACAGCCAAAGGTAAGGGCATTGAAGGAACGGTTTACGTGGGTTTTGACATTGAAGCAGATGGTAGCATCACGAATATTCACATCAAACGTGGGATAGAAAACGGTGAAGATTTGGAGGTAGAAGCCATGAGAGTCATTGGATTGATGCCCAATTGGAAACCTGGGATGCAGCGAGGAAAGGCGGTGAAAGTGGCGTTTACCTTGCCGATTCGGTTTAGCTGCTTGCATTAG
- a CDS encoding CRISPR-associated endonuclease Cas6 — protein sequence MTKLRYFCVTFNAQIQPWEIPLFRGAIIQKVGMEHEWYHNHDNNAPQKPAFHYRYPLIQYKTNHKKQPMILCLHESIEDIHAFFRQQDWSIELKGKPIKMSIEELNLQEFDLRVNPQSDTYQIQNWIALNQDNFREYHAIRSLTQKILYLESKLTGHILAFATGVDWKIEDRLQVEITELLGMRNANFKGQRMETFSLRFNCNAFLPNYIGLGKGSSMGFGVVKKRYKGVKESRYE from the coding sequence ATGACCAAACTTCGATACTTCTGCGTCACCTTCAATGCCCAAATCCAACCATGGGAAATCCCCCTATTTCGAGGAGCCATCATCCAAAAAGTAGGCATGGAACACGAATGGTACCACAATCACGACAACAATGCGCCCCAAAAACCCGCCTTTCACTACCGCTACCCCTTGATACAATACAAAACCAACCACAAAAAACAACCCATGATACTCTGCCTACACGAAAGCATCGAAGACATACACGCCTTCTTTCGGCAGCAAGATTGGAGCATCGAACTAAAAGGCAAGCCCATCAAAATGAGCATAGAAGAACTCAACCTCCAAGAATTTGACCTAAGAGTGAATCCCCAAAGCGACACCTATCAAATCCAAAATTGGATAGCCCTCAACCAAGACAACTTCCGAGAATACCACGCCATACGTTCCCTCACCCAAAAAATCCTCTATCTCGAATCCAAACTCACAGGACACATCCTCGCCTTCGCCACAGGCGTAGATTGGAAAATCGAAGACCGATTGCAAGTAGAAATCACCGAATTGCTGGGCATGAGAAACGCCAACTTCAAAGGTCAGCGCATGGAAACCTTCAGCCTCCGCTTCAACTGCAATGCCTTTCTACCCAACTACATCGGCTTAGGCAAAGGCAGCAGCATGGGCTTTGGGGTGGTGAAAAAGCGATACAAAGGAGTCAAAGAGAGTCGATATGAGTGA
- the cas1 gene encoding CRISPR-associated endonuclease Cas1, with product MQLYLDSFGAFLGVKNKMFWLKPKHGEVELIAVRDVHAVFLTKGVSVSVDAMMLALEHQIPMVLIDRIGRSVGQVWSGQFGSIATIRKQQALFTTHIEGWRWVQQHILQKILQQQLFLEQLALELNGSLEFHKAFYTATNVFGKVQKGLEEWHPEQHGYEVEKIAATFRGWEGIASRHYFQCLSCALPSVYQFRKRSRRPAFDAFNSLLNYLYGMLYSMVELALMKAGVDPYMGILHADEYQKTTMVFDMIEVYRHWAEQVAVDLCREGRLSKDAFAESEDKGVWLESAGKSVVIPFFLNFMQQKIGYKNQVRKRITHIDLDAQRFALLLKNFKPS from the coding sequence ATGCAGCTTTATTTGGATTCTTTTGGGGCGTTTTTGGGGGTGAAAAACAAGATGTTTTGGTTGAAGCCTAAGCATGGTGAGGTGGAACTGATTGCGGTGAGGGATGTTCATGCGGTTTTTTTGACGAAGGGCGTGAGTGTGAGTGTGGATGCGATGATGTTGGCTTTGGAGCATCAGATTCCGATGGTTTTGATTGACCGAATTGGTCGATCGGTGGGGCAGGTTTGGAGTGGTCAGTTTGGGTCGATTGCTACGATTCGCAAACAGCAGGCTTTGTTTACAACGCATATTGAAGGTTGGAGGTGGGTTCAACAGCATATTTTGCAGAAGATTTTGCAGCAGCAGCTTTTTTTGGAGCAGTTGGCTTTGGAGTTGAATGGTTCGCTGGAGTTTCACAAGGCTTTTTATACGGCTACGAATGTGTTTGGGAAGGTGCAGAAGGGTTTGGAGGAGTGGCATCCTGAGCAACATGGGTATGAGGTGGAGAAGATTGCAGCGACTTTTCGGGGTTGGGAGGGAATTGCTTCGAGGCATTATTTTCAGTGTTTGTCGTGTGCGCTTCCGTCTGTGTATCAGTTTCGGAAGCGAAGCCGACGACCTGCTTTTGATGCGTTCAATAGTTTGTTGAATTATTTGTATGGGATGTTGTATTCGATGGTGGAATTGGCACTGATGAAGGCGGGGGTGGATCCGTATATGGGGATTTTGCATGCGGATGAGTATCAGAAAACGACGATGGTGTTTGATATGATTGAGGTGTATCGGCATTGGGCTGAACAGGTGGCGGTGGACTTGTGTAGGGAGGGTAGATTGTCGAAGGATGCGTTTGCGGAATCGGAGGATAAGGGGGTTTGGTTGGAAAGTGCTGGAAAAAGTGTTGTTATTCCATTTTTTTTGAACTTTATGCAGCAAAAGATTGGTTATAAGAATCAGGTGCGAAAACGTATTACGCATATTGATTTGGATGCACAGCGATTTGCACTGTTGCTTAAAAATTTTAAACCTTCTTAA
- the cas2 gene encoding CRISPR-associated endonuclease Cas2 yields MNYFISYDIGKDKLRLKVSKTLERFGCKRVQYSVFFAPDFAPKEIERLRDALVKVMKGVGEQTDSVLCMAVEEKYMGKLHWVGENVGVKKSLEKPLNKLF; encoded by the coding sequence ATGAATTATTTTATTAGCTATGATATTGGCAAGGATAAGCTGCGCCTGAAGGTGAGCAAAACTTTGGAGCGTTTTGGGTGCAAAAGGGTTCAGTATTCGGTCTTTTTTGCACCTGATTTTGCTCCTAAGGAGATTGAACGGCTGAGGGATGCGCTTGTGAAGGTGATGAAGGGGGTGGGTGAGCAGACGGACAGTGTGTTGTGTATGGCGGTGGAGGAAAAATACATGGGGAAGCTGCATTGGGTGGGGGAGAATGTGGGTGTGAAAAAAAGTTTGGAGAAACCTTTGAATAAATTGTTTTAA
- a CDS encoding endonuclease/exonuclease/phosphatase family protein: protein MKSKIFFWCCLLSIYVLFLGRNNVYLGSALYFLEYPLILVGGWMFWRQWKSGCPKKGLQIVLLLGVLLLMGDAVYLFFNKKSPMTSKIPPTEKVVVITYNLLFTNASPQISLQLLQKQPVDVLALQEITPKWEQLLKSNSFIQKTYPYQKNYADERTHGYGIFSKYPLQNVEYLNNDSGRPIAQCFEILHPTKGKIYICNAHTASPAIAFHSPESFPIAYYKVANLRAKQWQQITQHIDQKATDIPNRMILGDLNTPDFEPLGYRQIQQQYVDVFAEVGSGFGFTFPRGRLPYPVFRLDYILTQGSLQPIEAEVLEKTGSDHFGVKAVMGF from the coding sequence ATGAAATCGAAAATCTTTTTTTGGTGTTGTTTGCTAAGTATTTATGTGCTGTTTTTGGGTCGAAACAATGTCTATCTCGGCAGTGCCTTGTACTTTTTGGAGTATCCGTTGATTTTGGTGGGGGGATGGATGTTTTGGCGACAATGGAAAAGTGGCTGCCCAAAGAAAGGTTTGCAAATTGTTTTGTTACTGGGTGTATTGCTTTTGATGGGAGATGCGGTTTACCTGTTCTTCAATAAGAAAAGCCCTATGACTTCAAAAATACCTCCAACCGAAAAAGTAGTGGTCATCACCTACAACCTACTTTTTACCAATGCCAGTCCCCAAATTTCACTGCAATTACTTCAAAAACAACCTGTTGATGTTCTTGCTTTGCAGGAAATCACGCCCAAATGGGAACAGCTATTGAAGTCCAATTCTTTTATCCAAAAAACCTACCCTTACCAAAAAAACTATGCCGATGAACGGACGCATGGGTATGGCATTTTCTCCAAATACCCTCTCCAAAATGTGGAATACCTCAACAACGATTCAGGGCGACCAATTGCCCAATGTTTTGAAATCCTGCATCCGACCAAAGGAAAAATATATATCTGCAATGCTCATACAGCTTCTCCTGCCATTGCTTTTCACTCACCCGAATCCTTCCCGATTGCCTACTACAAGGTGGCAAATTTGCGAGCGAAACAATGGCAACAAATCACCCAACACATCGACCAAAAAGCGACCGACATTCCGAATCGTATGATTTTGGGCGACCTCAATACACCTGATTTTGAGCCTTTGGGTTATCGCCAAATACAGCAACAGTATGTAGATGTTTTTGCAGAAGTAGGCAGTGGTTTTGGCTTTACTTTTCCGAGAGGACGACTACCTTACCCTGTTTTTCGATTGGATTATATTTTGACACAGGGTTCATTGCAGCCCATTGAAGCGGAAGTTTTGGAGAAAACGGGTTCTGATCATTTTGGGGTGAAAGCAGTTATGGGGTTTTAG
- a CDS encoding SDR family oxidoreductase has protein sequence MTYFKNNHYWAIILGGSSGMGLATAQKLASQGMNICILHRDRRSQMKAVEEAFAEIKAKGVKLQSYNVDATRLDKMAETIRDFKAQLQPNEKVRLLLHSIAKGNLKLMVPIKKTDSNPSKNTDSETEKLLHQLQQNIEASHEHHPDALSRQDFNHTLEAMALSVYDWVKVVWEQNLFAEDARIIGLTSEGNQKAWRAYAAVSAAKVALEAICRSIALEFAPYGLRCNVVQAGVTDTPSLRMIPGSDAMKAQSKFRNPYGRLTTPEDVANVIYLLCRKEAAWINGAIIPVDGGERIC, from the coding sequence ATGACCTACTTCAAAAACAACCATTATTGGGCCATCATCTTAGGTGGCTCTAGCGGTATGGGCTTGGCAACTGCCCAAAAACTTGCTTCGCAAGGCATGAATATCTGCATTTTGCACCGAGACAGACGCAGTCAAATGAAAGCCGTTGAAGAAGCCTTTGCAGAAATAAAAGCAAAAGGGGTGAAACTGCAAAGCTACAATGTAGATGCCACTCGTTTGGATAAAATGGCAGAAACCATCCGAGACTTCAAAGCCCAATTGCAGCCCAACGAAAAAGTGCGTTTGTTGCTACATTCCATCGCAAAAGGCAATTTGAAGCTGATGGTTCCTATCAAAAAAACGGACTCTAATCCTTCAAAAAATACAGATTCTGAAACCGAAAAACTCCTACACCAACTCCAACAAAACATTGAAGCCTCGCATGAACATCATCCCGACGCTCTTTCTCGTCAAGATTTCAACCATACACTCGAAGCTATGGCATTGAGTGTATACGATTGGGTAAAGGTGGTTTGGGAACAAAATTTATTTGCAGAAGATGCCCGAATTATTGGTTTGACCAGCGAAGGAAATCAAAAAGCATGGCGAGCGTATGCCGCAGTTTCGGCTGCAAAAGTAGCCTTAGAGGCAATTTGTCGGTCAATCGCTTTGGAGTTTGCCCCCTATGGGCTTCGCTGCAATGTGGTGCAGGCAGGAGTCACCGATACGCCTTCTTTGCGGATGATTCCTGGGAGTGATGCGATGAAAGCACAATCCAAATTTCGGAATCCTTATGGGCGTTTGACCACCCCCGAAGATGTAGCCAATGTCATTTATTTGCTTTGTAGGAAGGAAGCTGCTTGGATAAATGGTGCGATTATTCCTGTGGATGGAGGAGAGAGGATTTGTTAA
- a CDS encoding tetratricopeptide repeat protein, which yields MNRIIFIAVWMLLSSVGVYAQQNNQDFRLAFEYYKKGEYDKAVVLYEKIYKNGGSEGVYRNYYNCLLALKNFEEAEKVIKKRLKRYKDNPGLYVDLGLLYRHQQLEDQAKQEFEKAIDVVTVQTVGQLSNVFSQADEYDYAIATLKKGQKLQGDEKAYAAVLAQLYAKKGDYAKVIDSYLDYAVSEASNIQTVQSSLQRIIKQDAYMEELQTQLYGRIQQDANEVIYPELLTWTFIQQKDFESALIQAKALDRRFEEDGDRIMDLARMAIKEKDYNAAIEGYQYVIDKEITSPMQTLAKIELLKARKSKVTETNSYTQDDIEHLRQDYHNFLDKYGRNATTTRTMRDLAHLYAYYVNDLDEAIKIAEEIVNMSAAEKRLKAESKLDLGDYYLMQNDIWEATLYYAQVDKDYKEDNLGEVARFKNAKLSYYNGDFQWSQSQLNVLKASTSELIANDALELSVFITDNMGLDTSTVAMEMFARADLLILQNKQRQAFVTLDSIDQVFRGHALADDVLFARARVHIKKREYEAAVGYLEKVLEDFGTDILADNALFTLADIYENHLNQKEKAMEYYQKILLEQPGSLFIVEARKRFRKLRGDMIN from the coding sequence ATGAATCGCATTATTTTTATTGCCGTATGGATGTTGTTGAGCAGCGTTGGAGTATATGCCCAACAAAACAACCAAGATTTTCGATTGGCATTTGAGTACTACAAAAAGGGAGAGTATGATAAAGCTGTTGTGTTGTATGAAAAAATTTATAAAAATGGAGGAAGTGAGGGTGTTTACCGAAATTACTACAACTGTCTGCTGGCATTGAAGAATTTTGAAGAAGCAGAAAAGGTCATCAAAAAACGCCTCAAACGCTACAAAGACAATCCTGGATTGTATGTGGATTTAGGTTTGTTGTACAGGCATCAACAGTTGGAGGACCAAGCCAAACAAGAATTCGAAAAAGCAATTGATGTAGTGACTGTTCAAACAGTTGGGCAATTGTCCAACGTTTTTTCACAAGCAGATGAATATGATTACGCAATCGCTACCTTAAAGAAGGGGCAAAAACTACAAGGTGATGAGAAAGCCTATGCTGCAGTATTGGCGCAATTGTATGCCAAAAAAGGGGATTATGCAAAAGTCATAGACAGTTATTTGGACTATGCCGTATCGGAAGCTAGCAATATTCAAACTGTACAATCCTCACTGCAAAGAATTATCAAGCAGGATGCCTACATGGAAGAACTCCAAACCCAGTTGTATGGTCGAATCCAACAAGATGCCAACGAAGTGATTTATCCTGAATTGCTTACATGGACTTTTATTCAACAGAAAGACTTTGAATCGGCACTCATACAAGCCAAAGCACTGGATCGACGATTCGAAGAAGATGGCGACAGGATTATGGATTTGGCACGAATGGCAATCAAAGAGAAAGACTACAATGCAGCTATTGAAGGATATCAGTATGTGATTGACAAAGAAATCACCAGTCCTATGCAAACCTTGGCTAAAATCGAACTATTGAAAGCAAGAAAAAGCAAAGTGACTGAAACCAATAGCTATACACAAGATGATATTGAACATCTTCGACAAGACTACCACAATTTTTTGGATAAATACGGACGAAATGCTACCACCACACGCACCATGCGTGATTTGGCGCATTTGTATGCTTACTATGTCAATGATTTGGACGAAGCCATAAAAATAGCAGAGGAGATAGTGAATATGTCCGCTGCTGAAAAACGCTTGAAAGCAGAATCTAAATTGGACTTAGGTGATTATTACTTGATGCAAAACGATATATGGGAAGCTACACTGTATTATGCTCAAGTGGACAAGGATTATAAGGAGGATAATTTGGGGGAAGTTGCCCGCTTCAAAAATGCCAAATTGAGCTACTACAATGGTGATTTTCAATGGTCGCAATCTCAACTCAATGTATTGAAGGCTTCAACTTCAGAATTGATTGCCAACGATGCCTTGGAGTTATCCGTTTTCATTACCGACAATATGGGCTTGGACACTTCAACCGTAGCGATGGAAATGTTTGCGAGAGCGGATTTGCTGATTCTCCAAAACAAACAGCGACAGGCGTTTGTCACTTTGGATTCGATTGACCAAGTTTTCAGAGGTCATGCTTTGGCAGACGATGTATTGTTTGCGAGGGCGCGGGTACACATCAAAAAGCGGGAATATGAAGCTGCTGTAGGATATTTGGAAAAGGTATTGGAGGATTTTGGAACAGATATTTTAGCAGATAATGCCCTGTTTACTCTCGCCGACATCTACGAAAATCACCTCAACCAAAAAGAAAAAGCAATGGAATACTACCAAAAAATCTTATTGGAACAACCGGGGAGTCTGTTTATCGTTGAAGCCAGAAAACGGTTTAGAAAACTAAGAGGGGATATGATTAATTGA
- a CDS encoding energy transducer TonB, with the protein MLEFFTTSPILFMLFPIVGTILAYLLFSLMFRKSPDAIMAANEANKHKSYLKKYPEADTNKMSSTFTLAGLAISIIFVLYGFSLHEKAQEVMDLGDVFVPDEIEQLPPPSQQQPPPPPPPPPPPQLEVVEDEEVLEDEPEIMEQEIEEDTEVENIPDEVPMPVEEEEEIIVEQKEEKPEEPEIFTIVEDMPEFPGGQAELFKFIGKNVKYPPMARENGIEGTVYVGFVVMEDGSIKQVQIKRGLAGGGAGCDAEAIRVVNEMPKWNPGKQRGKPVRVAFTLPIRFKLE; encoded by the coding sequence ATGTTAGAATTTTTCACCACTAGTCCTATTCTTTTCATGTTGTTCCCAATTGTGGGGACTATATTGGCGTACCTCCTATTCAGTCTAATGTTTAGGAAGTCTCCGGATGCTATAATGGCAGCCAACGAAGCCAATAAGCACAAATCTTATTTGAAGAAGTATCCTGAAGCAGATACCAACAAAATGTCTTCTACTTTTACGCTTGCAGGATTGGCGATTTCTATCATCTTTGTTTTGTATGGCTTTTCTTTGCACGAAAAAGCACAAGAAGTGATGGATTTGGGAGATGTATTTGTTCCCGATGAAATCGAACAATTGCCGCCTCCAAGTCAGCAGCAACCACCACCACCACCTCCTCCTCCGCCACCACCACAGTTAGAAGTTGTAGAAGATGAAGAGGTTTTGGAAGATGAGCCTGAAATCATGGAACAAGAAATCGAAGAAGACACTGAGGTCGAAAACATTCCTGATGAAGTTCCGATGCCTGTTGAAGAGGAAGAAGAAATAATTGTTGAACAGAAGGAAGAAAAACCAGAAGAACCTGAAATCTTTACAATTGTAGAAGACATGCCAGAATTCCCTGGAGGGCAGGCAGAACTCTTCAAATTTATTGGAAAAAATGTCAAGTATCCTCCAATGGCACGTGAAAACGGCATTGAAGGTACAGTATATGTGGGATTCGTAGTGATGGAGGATGGCTCTATCAAACAAGTACAAATCAAACGTGGTTTGGCAGGCGGTGGCGCAGGTTGCGATGCCGAAGCTATTAGAGTGGTGAATGAAATGCCTAAATGGAATCCTGGTAAACAAAGAGGTAAACCTGTACGTGTGGCATTTACTCTTCCAATCCGTTTCAAATTGGAGTAA
- a CDS encoding VanZ family protein, producing the protein MSEKLWRTAAIVWMISIFILSVMTAPSLPHSEWLGFDKIAHFGCYLLLTWLILGAWRNDFFSIQKKYIIVIICVSMYGVGIEFIQEFLPERYFEVPDIIANIIGSFAGVISYPLVSLVVKR; encoded by the coding sequence ATGAGTGAGAAACTATGGCGCACAGCAGCAATTGTATGGATGATAAGCATATTTATCTTGTCTGTGATGACCGCACCGTCACTACCCCATTCAGAATGGTTGGGTTTTGATAAAATTGCTCACTTTGGATGTTATTTATTGTTGACATGGTTAATATTGGGTGCTTGGCGGAATGATTTTTTTTCTATCCAAAAAAAATACATCATTGTAATTATTTGTGTATCAATGTATGGAGTGGGGATTGAATTTATTCAAGAATTTTTACCTGAAAGATATTTTGAAGTTCCCGATATTATTGCTAATATTATCGGCAGTTTCGCAGGAGTTATTTCTTACCCACTTGTTTCTTTAGTTGTAAAAAGATAA
- a CDS encoding TetR/AcrR family transcriptional regulator, with the protein MKKKTKNRIIETAIRLFNEQGFGAISLHEIAQQLSISRGNLTYHFPTKDALLQVISTEMWQKIEVERQKRRDFPSFENIYNETKLYYSFQQEYAFIFNDLHVITHPILEEKFREFCLTTIKDNHAAIAFAIKLGNMRPEPFAGAYYNLSLSIWTLALFGLPQQTIRKVKKRDEVMKVVWSLILPHFTLKGIESFKSFFGEDFYNSMGEPFEVNNLLF; encoded by the coding sequence ATGAAAAAGAAAACCAAAAATAGAATTATTGAAACGGCTATTCGTCTATTCAATGAGCAAGGATTTGGTGCTATTTCGCTTCACGAAATAGCACAACAACTAAGCATAAGCAGAGGTAATTTGACGTATCACTTTCCTACCAAAGATGCGTTATTGCAGGTAATCTCTACAGAAATGTGGCAAAAAATTGAAGTAGAACGCCAAAAAAGGCGTGATTTTCCTTCTTTTGAAAACATTTACAATGAAACCAAATTGTATTATTCTTTTCAACAAGAATATGCTTTTATCTTCAATGACTTACACGTTATTACGCACCCTATCTTGGAGGAAAAATTTAGGGAATTTTGTTTGACTACTATTAAAGACAACCATGCTGCCATTGCTTTTGCCATCAAGCTCGGCAACATGCGTCCCGAACCATTTGCAGGAGCGTACTACAATTTGAGTCTATCTATCTGGACATTGGCCCTCTTTGGGTTGCCTCAACAAACCATCAGAAAGGTGAAAAAAAGGGACGAAGTGATGAAGGTTGTTTGGAGTTTGATTCTACCTCATTTCACCCTAAAAGGCATTGAATCGTTCAAATCCTTTTTTGGAGAAGATTTTTACAATAGCATGGGAGAACCCTTTGAAGTGAATAACCTATTGTTTTAG